The sequence below is a genomic window from Nitrospirota bacterium.
AGATTTAGTCGCGGCCACATTCACAGGCAGGAACTACGGATGGCTCCCCGGTGAACGAACGCAAGCCATTGCCCACCTCGCACGAGTGGTGCGAGGCGACAATGGATCGTTCAACCTCGCAGATCCATCCAGCGGTTTGTCCTACCGCATTCTGTTCACCGGAACGAATGCCGCCATCCCAGACGATCTCCGCCTTCCGCCACAGTTCCGTGCCTTTGTGGGATCGGGCACCGATCAGGAGATATTCGACGCCGTCGTAAAAGTCGTCGCCGCCTATGTCAACGGCCTCCTCTTCTCGCAAACCGACGACAATGGCACCCCGATTCGCTCGCCCTTCGATGTGTTCCTGGAGATCAATGGCCTGCCTCAGCAGCCGAACACCAATGAGTCGCCGCTCGACTACAGCCGACGGCTGCGGGCCCTTCTCAACGCGCCAGGGTTCAGCCCGCAATTCGTGACGTCCAACCCGAACCGACCGGATGGCCAGTTTCAGTTCCATCCCTCGCAGAACTTCGAATTCGGAGCGGCTGAGTTGGCAGGGCTAAAGATATTTTTAGCAGAGCCGGCAGCGCTGCCCGCTTCACCGGGTGAATTGACTGCGGGAAGGATCGGTAACTGCATCAGCTGTCATGCTGCGCCGAACTTTACGGACTTCAAACTGCACAATACGGGCACGACCCAACAAGAGTTCGACGACGTGGCGGTCGGCGCCGGCCATGCCCCTGGATCGTTTATGGCGCTCTCCATCCCCACCCTAGCCGCACGAACAGCCAACGATCTTCCTGCGACCGAACAACATCCCACCGCGAGCGACCGGTTCCGATCGATCCCTTCAGCGGGAACCACGTTGACAGATTTAGGGGTCTGGAATGTCTTTGCCAATCCCGACATGCCTGGCCCTCAAGCTAAGATCAGAGCCATCTTATGCGATGACCAACAGCCCTGCCCGCTAGGAGAGAGCACTCTGCTCGATCGGGCTATCGCCCGATTCAAAACTCCAGGCCTTCGGGACCTGAGCCACTCTGCTCCCTATATGCATACGGGACAGTTCGACACATTGGACGACATCATCGGGTTCTATCGCGGAGTCTCCGCGCAAGCGCGCGCGGGATCACTGCGAAATGGCGCAGCCCAACTCCAGGGCATCGCGTTGACCGCCGGCGATCTCGCGTCGCTGGTCGCATTTTTACAATCGCTGAACGAGGACTACCAATAGGAGCAGTCGAAAGCGCTTTGACCGTGCAGCCGGTGCCCGACACACCGGCCACGAAGTGGGAGTGCCATCCCACTTCGAGTGGCGGGGGCCCTCACGTCCTCCTGAGGCCCCCCGCCCTCTCATACATGCAGGAGCATAGAGCTGTGCTGGATCGTGCAGGGCGAAGAGGGAACAGCAGCTACTTCTTGATGTGCTCGGCGAGGTACCGGTCGAGTCCCACTTGATCGATCGTTCTGAGCTGGGTCTCAAACCAATCGACATGCTCCTCCGAGTCCACCACCATGTCTTCCATCAAGTGGCGGGTGGTGAAATCTCCAACCTTCACGCAATGGACAATGGCTTTGCGGAGAGACTCGACATCTTCACGTTCAAATCCAAGATCAGCCGTGAACAGGTCTTGTACCGTGCGGCCCGCCATCACCTGATCGAGATGCGAGACATCCGGAGTCCCGTCCAGATAGAGAATGTGATCGATCAGACCTGAAGAATGACTGACTTCCTCTTGCGCCAGATGGCTGAAATGTTCATGCAGCCGCTCATAACCCCAATTCTTACACATGGCCGCATGCAGCAGGTATTGATGTACGGCTGTCAGCTCCGACTTCAACACCTGATTGAGGAACTCGACGACGCCTTCTTTGGCTTTCATGGTCTCCCTCAGCTCTCTTTCTTGATCTGTTCGGCGAGATAGTTCTCCAGGCCGACTTGCTTGATCGTTTCCATCTGCGTTTCGATCCAGTCGATATGCACATCGACATCCTTCGCCATATCTTCGAACATGTGGCGGGTCGTGAAGTCCAGAACCTTCGTGCAATGGACGATGCCTTCGTTCAGCAATGTCAGCATTTCATGCTCAGCCTTGAGGTCGAGCTTGAGCTGCTCAGGAACCGTTTCCCCCACCTGAACGGTATTCATGCGTTGCACGTTCGGCACACCCTCCAGATAGAGGATGTGCCCAATGAGTTCATCGGCATCCTTCATCTCGTCGATGCTGCGTTCCCGAACTTTATGCTGGAGCCGCTCATAGCCCCAGTTCTCACACATCTTGGCATGGACGAAGTATTGATTGATCGCGGTCAGATCTGCAGTCAGCACCTTATTCAGGACGTTGACGACACCCTCTTTAGCTTTCATGGTTTCTCCCCTTTCTTACATTGGATTGGCCCTCATCGTCAGGGGCGCACAGGTGGGTCATCCGAACCGAAGGCTCAGGTAGAACACATACGTCCATTATCGGCACCTGCCAGCCATTCGTCAACCGAGCGGCAGGAGATAAGGCCGTTCATCAGCCGGCACCGATGACATGATTGCTCATTGTCGATTCAATCGAGAAGGCGAGGAAAGGAAAGAGACAATAGCCGTGGCTCGAAATGGCGTGAACGATGTTTACCCGGCCTCGCGATAGCCACAGGCTTCGTCGCGGCATTGGACGCTTCGTCCAACTTGTTTAGTCACTTTTTCTATGAGAAACGGGGCGCTGCAGGTCGGGCAGGCCTTGTTAATCGGACGATCCCACATGGCATATTCGCATGCCGGATATTTGCTGCAGGCGAAAAATGCCCGCGCGCCCTTCTTGGTGCGTTTCTGAACGAGATCGCCTCCACAGTCTGGCTGTGGACATTTCACACCCAGCGCAAGCGGCTTGGTCGTCTTACATTCCGGGTACGCGGAGCAGGCAATGAACTTGCCAAATCGCCCGGTCTTCACCACCATCGGACTACTGCATTTCTCGCACTTCTCATCCGTCGTCAGCTCAATCTTCGGGACGATCTTAATGGTGCCGTCCGCAAGCTTTTCGAAGTTCTGCGTGTTCTTGCAAGGCGGCTTATCCTTATACGCAGGACAGGCGAGAAACTTTCCATTCCGTCCCCATTTAATCTCCATCATCTTGCCGCACTTCTCGCAGGGAAGATCCGTCGGTGGCTCGACGATGTCCTTGGGGCCTGGAATAGTTTTGGCCTTCTCCAGATCTGTGGTGAAGGTCCCGTAAAACTCACGCACGGCCGTCACCCAGGGCTTATTGCCTTCTTCGACTGCGTCCAACTCCTCTTCCATGTGCGAGGTGAAGTCGACATTGATCAGGTCAGGAAATCCCTTCAGCAGGAAGTCGTTGACGGTCCTCCCGGTTTCGGTGGGGCCGAACCGCCCATCCACCTTCTCGGCATATTTCCGATCCTGAATCGTCGAAATGATGCTCGCGTACGTG
It includes:
- the bfr gene encoding bacterioferritin — translated: MKAKEGVVNVLNKVLTADLTAINQYFVHAKMCENWGYERLQHKVRERSIDEMKDADELIGHILYLEGVPNVQRMNTVQVGETVPEQLKLDLKAEHEMLTLLNEGIVHCTKVLDFTTRHMFEDMAKDVDVHIDWIETQMETIKQVGLENYLAEQIKKES
- the bfr gene encoding bacterioferritin, encoding MKAKEGVVEFLNQVLKSELTAVHQYLLHAAMCKNWGYERLHEHFSHLAQEEVSHSSGLIDHILYLDGTPDVSHLDQVMAGRTVQDLFTADLGFEREDVESLRKAIVHCVKVGDFTTRHLMEDMVVDSEEHVDWFETQLRTIDQVGLDRYLAEHIKK